Below is a genomic region from Candidatus Neptunochlamydia vexilliferae.
CGACCCAAAATGGATTGGGTCAGTCGAGCTGTGTTGGGATTGGAGGAGATCCCCTAAATGGAACGAATTTTATCGATGTTTTAGAACTATTTGAAAAAGATTCTGACACAGCCGGCATTTTCTTGATTGGGGAGATTGGGGGAAACGCTGAAGAAGAGGCGGCCGCTTGGATCAAGGCCCATTGCAGCAAGCCTGTTGGGGGCTTTATCGCAGGTGTAACGGCTCCTCCCGGACGGAGGATGGGACATGCTGGAGCGATTGTCTCTGGCAGAAAAGGGACTGCAGAAGGGAAGATGGAGGCTTTAAGAGATGCAGGCGTTCATGTTGCGGAGTCTCCAGCGGACATCGGCGCCACGATGCTAAAAGCAATGCAATGAAAATACCGGTTAAGATTTCTCCATTTTTCTTTGTGACAGCGGGGCTGATCGGCTGGATCAATACCATGCAGACCTCCCACCCTTTTATCCTCACCCTCATTTGGATTGGAGTGATTTTTGTTTCGATCCTCGTCCATGAGTATGGCCATGCCCTTACCTCCCGCTACTTTGGGCAAAAACCCCGAATCCAACTTGTTGCTTTTGGAGGGCTCACCTACCCGGAAGGGCCTCGCCTCTGCGGCTGGCGGGAGTTTTTAGTCGTCTTAAATGGTCCGATTTTTGGATTTCTCCTTTTTCTTTGCGCCCTTTTTCTTCTATCGACCGAGTTTTTTGAGAATCCCTATATTCTCTACACACTAAAAATCTTGACCTGGGTTAACCTCTTTTGGACGGTGGTCAATCTCCTTCCTGTGATGCCCCTTGATGGGGGGCAACTTCTCCGTGTTGTTTTTGAGTCAATCTGCGGCGCTAAAGGAATCAAGTATGCAACCTTCACCAGTATGTTCCTCTCTGTTGGGTTTAGTATCACCTTTTTCTTTATCGGCTACTTTCTTATTGGAGCGATCTTTTTCCTCTTTGCCTTTCAGAATTTTAACGCTTGGAAACAGTCGCGGGTGATGACCGAAAGTGACCGGAACGACGACCTTACCGGTAAGCTCAAAGAGATCGAAGACCACCTCAATGCGAACCAAAGAGAAGAGGCAATGCCCAAACTTGAAGAGGTGCGTGAAAAGGCAAAGAAGGGGATGATTTTCAATCTCACCACCCAGTACTTGGCCTCTCTTAAAGCGGAGAAAAACGACCATCAAGCGGTCTATGACCTTCTCAAGCCGATCAAAAGCCACCTCAACCCCGAGTCCAAGATCTACCTGCATCAGGCGGCCTATGAGGTGAAGGATTATCCCCTTGTCATCGAGCTGGCAGGCCCTGCCTTTCAGCTTCTTCCCAACCCCCAGATTGCTGTCCGTAGCGCTGAAGCATGTGCAGCCCTTTCCCAGGTTGAACCAGCTGTCGGCTGGCTCCACGCCGCCCAAAAAGCGGGCATCGAAGACCTCTCACCGATCGTGGCTAAAGAGGCCTTCAATAATATTCGAAATAACCCTGATTTTAAAGTCTAAGTCCTATTCTGCTCTTAGGGAGTAGAACTTCATCATTTGCCCTTGGCGGATGAGGAGGAGGATCCGCTGCCCTGACTTCACATTCTGGAGGGCATCGTTAAACTCGGTGACGTTGGTCACCTTCTGGTGGTTCACCGCCATGACGAGGGAGCCAGGCTGGATCCCCGAGCGACTTGCAGGAGAGTCAGGCTCGATTGAAACAACAATCACCCCTTGGTCATCTTGGTGGAGGCGGTACTTTTGGATGTTTTGGTTCGTCAGGTTGTCGACTGAGATCCCTAGGTGGCGTGAAGCAGTCGTGCTCGAAACGAGGGTATTGGCCCCATAGGTTCCTAGCGTCACGGGGATGGTCATCATCTTTCCATTGCGGTTAACGGTGAGCTTTACGACGGTTCCTGGAGGGAGAAGGACCACATCGTTTCGGAGTTGGCCGGGACTTTTTATCGTATTTCCGTTGAGTTTGGTGATGATATCTCCTTGCTGAAGACCTGCTTTTTCAGCAGGGGAGTCTTCAACGACATCGACGACGAGAGCTCCCTGAGTGGTTTTTGTTCCAAACGCTTCAGCGAGGTCATTGTCAATGGGCTGGAGGGAGACACCGAGGAAACCGCGGGTGACGACTCCATTTTCTACAAGTTGGTGTTTGATATTTTGAAGGATGTTACTCGGAATTGCAAAACCGATTCCCATGTACCCTCCCGACTGGGAGACGATTGCGGTGTTCATCCCAACCACTTTTTTGTCGAGGTCGATAAGGGGTCCTCCCGAGTTACCGGGGTTGATCGCGGCGTCGGTCTGGATAAAGTCTTCGTAGTCGGTGATCTGAAGCCCTTGTCGCCCTTTCGCGCTAATGATTCCGGCAGAAACGCTCGCTTCAAGGCCAAAGGGGTTTCCAATGGCAACGACCCACTCGCCCACTTCGAGGTCATCGGAGTTGCTCATCTCGATGAAGGGGAAATTGCTTCCTTGCTCTTCGTCGATCTTAATAACGGCGATGTCGGTATGGGAGTCTCCTCCGATATAGGAGGCAGAGACCTCGCGGCTCGTTCCATCTTGGAGGGTCACGGTAATCTTTTTGGCACCCCGCACGACGTGGAGGTTGGTCATGATGTAGCCATCTTTCGAAATGATAAAACCCGATCCTTGGCTCACTTGAGGCCCTTGTCTTCTGGGGGGACCACCGAAGAAGCGGTGGAAAAACTCGTCGTTGAACATGTCGTTCGGATCATTGCGTGGGGGAGCCCCCTCTGCGCGGATAAAGACAACCGCAGGGGTGCAATTTTTTGCGACATCGATGAAGGGTTGAGAGAACGATTTTGTATCGGTCTGTGTGCGGCTGGGATTCCGCCCATAGATGGGGGTTGAAATAAGTGAAATGAGTAAAATGATTCCAGTAATAGCTGTGTGCATACTCTCTCCTTGATGTAATTCTTCAATTTAGCAAAAGAGCTCTTTTTTGGTAAGAGGTTTTTTAGAGTTGTTATATTAGTCGTTAAGCCATTTTGTGACTTTTATAAGGAGCATAAAAATTGTTTTTTTCTGATTTTTCTGTATACTAAGGTTATGATGAAAAAAGTGATTCCTATTCCAGTTATGAAAGCTTTACGTAAACTAGGGAGCGATATTAACGATGCCCGTAGGCGGCGCACTATCACGATTGCTCTTATGGCAGAGCGTGCAGGGATCTCACGGACAACTGTTGGGAAGGTTGAAAGAGGCGATCCCACGGCGTCGATGGGAAGCTATGCTGCTGTTTTATTTGCTTTGGGAATGGTGGATAGACTCAGTGATTTAGTGGATGCGATGCATGATGTGATGGGGCGTCAGCTTGAGGACGAGAAGCTCCCTAAAAGGGTCCGTCTCCCAAAGGGGGAGTGAATGAGTAGTCGAGAAGTTATTGTGTCGGTCACCCTAGTGCTCTGTCAACCCTAAAATTGAGGATAGATTGGTTGAGATTTTTTCGGCTGGCAAAGTGTGGAGATCGAACACGAAGCCAGCCGGGAAAAGATAAATCAAGATATCCTAATTCTTAGGGGTGACAGAGCACTAAGTGGGGAGGATGTTCGGATAGGAAGTTTATGGTTTCATACGCGCAATGGTCGAGAAAGAGGGGCTTTTGAGTATGATAAGGACTGGCTGATGCATCCAGAAAAGTTTGCTTTGGAGCCAGCCCTTAAGTTGACTGAAGGCTCTTTTCATACCAAAGCTGGTCGGGGCTTATTTGGTGCGATTGGCGATTCAGCCCCAGATTGTTGGGGGCGCACTCTCATGCGTCGTGCCCATGCCGCAAAGGATAATGATAGGAAGCAGCCGACACTTACCGAAATAGACTACTTATTAGGGGTTAATGATGAGGCGCGTCAGGGAGCGCTCCGTTTTTCGCTTCCAGCGAATGAAAAAACCTTTTTGTCTGCGCAGCGGGAAAAGGTCTTTCCCCCTCTCATACGTCTTCCGAAACTTCTTGCAGCAGCAGACCATGTGATGGAAGACCATGAGAGTGCTGCCGATCTTAAGTTGCTTTTGGCGCCAGGCTCTTCCCTTGGGGGCGCCAGGCCAAAAGCCTCAGTCAAAGATCGAGATGGAAGCCTTGCCATTGCTAAATTTCCGAAAAAAGATGATGAATTTAACGTTCCTGCTTGGGAGGCGGTGGCTCTGATTCTTGCTGAAAGTAGTGGGATAACGGTCCCTTCATGGCGACTTGAAACGGTTTTAAAAAAACCGGTTCTGATCCTTGAGCGCTTTGATAGAAAGGGGGGGCAGAGGATCCCCTTTCTATCATCGATGAGTATGTTAGATGCTGGTGATCATGAAGAGCACAGCTATCTGGAAATTGCTTATGCTATTGCGCAACATGGAGCCTCTCCCACCGAAGATCTAGAAGAGCTCTGGCGACGCATTGTGTTTACCGTCATGATTTCCAATACAGATGACCACCTTCGTAACCATGGTTTTCTCTACGAACGTTATAAAGGGTGGAGGCTGTCGCCTGCCTATGATATGAATCCCACACCCATCCATATCAAGCCAAGGGTATTAACAACAGCAATAGACTTTGAAGATACGGCAGCTTCCTTAGAGACTGCTATGGGGGTCGCGGGAGAGTTTAGGGTATCAAATAAGCGGGCCCATGTAATTATCAAAGAGGTTCAAGCAGCCGTTAAAGAGTGGAGGGCTGTTGCAGAGCGCTTGGGAATTCCTAAGGCTGAGTGTGATCAAATGGCGTCAGCGTTTATTTTTTAACCTCAGATTTCGGTTTATTTCACTCAGCCTCAGGGGATTTTAGCTTTCTTTTCTCCTTTTTGATCTCGGAAAGGGCCATTTAGACCCTTACCTTCGATCCAAAAGAAGAAAATTTAAGCAAAACTCTCTCTGGAGCTAAGCAAACTAAACCTAAAACTGAGGTTTTGTAAGCCCAGTTCCTTCATTTTCAATAAGGGGAGCGCCGGCAAAGGTCACTTTGACCGCTGAGCTGGGATCGAGATGCTCGGAAACCGCCTTCTTCACCTCGTCTTTGCTGGTGATCAGGAGGTGGTCTCGCATCTCTTGGCGCATCTCTTTGGTGTACCCTTCGCGGAAATGGGCATAGCTAGAAATCGCCCGACTTCCAGGAGAGATCGGGGTGTCATAGTCTTGGATAATCCCTAGCTTCGCTTCAAAAAGCTCCCGGTCGGTAAATTTTCCGGCAGCCATCCGGGCAATGCCCTCCTCAAAGGCTTCGAAAGTAAGTCCGATGTGGGGATCGCGGTAGGCGCTCATGTAATAGTTACCGGTAATCGGATTATAGCTGGCGCCAGCGCCATAGGCGCCCCCTTGCTCGCGCACTTTGGTGTGGAGGAAGGTGTTTTGCATCAGCTCGGTTGAGATGCTTAACCCCGAGGCATGGGGGGAGGTGAGGGTGGCCGATGCAATTCCCATCGCTGAAAAGGCAACGGGAGAGCTAATCGGATAAGCCTCTGAAGGAGCTGAGAGGGGAAGGGTAAGTCCTTCCCACGGTCGATAGGGCTTATTAGTGGGGAAGTCACTCAGCCCATAAAACCCTTCCTTCGATAGGGTGTGATACTGATCGTGGTCACAACTTAAAATCAGCTGGGGGGCGGTCAGGTGGAAAAGAAGACTCTTGATCTCTTTCAGTTTTTCAATCAGTGCGGGGAGTTTTTTATCGATTTTTTGGGCGAGGTTTCGGATCCACTGAAAATAGGTAATTCCATGGAGGTGCTCCCCCACATAGGAAGCTTGGGAAAAGGGACTCACGGCCCTTTGAATTGCGTAGGACATGGCGCTTCTATTGAGCCGGTTTTCGAGCGAGGTATGGATCTGCAGGATAAGGTCTTTAATTCGTCCCTTATCGGTTAAGTCGGGAGCGCGACAGACCGTTTTAAACAGGTCGAAAAGCTTATCGAGATTGCGGCTAAGGGTTTTCCCTTTGAAGCCGAAGACGGGCGCAAGGGTATGCGAATCGGTTACCTGCGGGTAGAGATTTAAAAAGGTTCCAAAATCTCCCAGGTAAGCGTTGATGTAGTCGAGGTTTTTCCGGTAGTTCCGCTCTCCAGCGCCGAGCTCTGGAAGGATCGAAAGGAATAGTTGGAGATAGGGGAGATCTTCCTTTGCAATCTGAGGAAGGTCGAAGGCCAGGTGGCCGTAGGCAATATGGTTGGTAAAACACTCATGGTGGAAAACGGTCAGTTGGTCGATTTGCTCCCGGTGAAGGGGAAAGTGAGGGATCTCCTTCGGTACGTCGACCAAGGTGATTTTCGGGAGACACTCGAGCGACTGACTTTCACTTTTTGCCTGGAACTTTTCAAGCTCAGCCGTCTGTTTAACGATTGTCTCTTTTTCTTTTTCGGTGAGGGCCTCTTCGATCTTGTTGAGGCGCTTCTTTTCTTCATCCTGCTCCCGTTTTTCTAACCCACTATCGGGGGAGAAGGTAAAGGTAAGGAAGTGGGGGTTTTTAAGGAGGTATTTTCGAATCAGTCCGGGGAGATAGTCGGGGTCTTTCACCTGGATGAGGAGCTTTTTAAAGTGGCTATGGATCGTCAAGGCATCTTCGGGAAAGCATCCATGCTGCATGGGGAGGATCGAGCGCATAAAGAGGGTGAGGCCAAAGGGGCCATAGTCGCCCGTAATCTCCAAACGAGAAAATTCGAGCTGGTGGATCGCCGCATCAACAAGCTCTTCCTTGATCCCCTTCTCGGCGATCTCTTCCAAGGTTTTTAACAGAACCTCTTGGAGTTTTTCCGTACTTCCACTCTCGCAGCCCCGACAGATGATGATATAGGGAATTTCTCGCATGTCGGTGTCGAGATAGCCATCTGCCTGCGTGCAAAGTCCCGACTTGATCAGGGAATCTTTCAGGGGGGAAGCGTCGGTCTCCATCAAGATCGAATCGAGCACTGCCAAAGCCAGTGCCTCTTCTTGATTTTCGAGCTCGGTGGTGAGCCAACTAAACGAAACAAAGTCTTGCCCCGTTTCTGCGGGGTAGGTGCCCACTTTCTGAATCGGCGCGGCAAAGCGCTGCTGCTTCGGAACCCCTTCAAGTGGGGGAAGTTTTTCAACCCCTTTAAGTGCATGTTTTTGAATGAAGTCGAGATGCTTTTTTAGGGGGAGGTTTCCATAGAAAAAGAAGATCGAACGGCTTGGATGGTAATGGGTCGCATGAAACTCCTTCAGCCCTTCATAGGTGAGGCTGGGGATATCCTTGGGGTCACCTCCTGAGTTAAAAGCGTAGGTTAAGTCAGGTGTTAAATACTTTGTGATCTCCTGCCACAGGCGGGTTTCAGGGTTCGAAAGACTTCCCTTCATTTCGTTGTAGACAACCCCTTTGAAAATCAAATCGGGATCAAACTCAAAGCGGTGTCCCTCCTGCAAAAAGCTCATCTCTTTTAGCTCGGGGGCAAAGACCGCATCGAGGTAGACCTCAAGCAGGTTGTAGAAGTCTTTTTCCACCTGAGAAGCGGCTGGATAGCAGGTAAAGTCGGCCCCTGTCATCGCGTTCATAAAGGTGTTGAGACTCCGCCGGGTCATCGCAAAGAAAGGATCCTTGACCGGGAACTTTTTTGAGCCGCAGAGGACGATATGTTCCAAGATGTGGGCAACGCCTGTCGAGTCGCTCGGCAAGGTCTGTAGCGAGAGGCAAAAGAGGTTTTCAGGATCATCGGCTTCTAGGTGGACCACCCGCGCCCCTGATGGCCCATGCTCAAGCTCATAGAGAACCATCTGGAGCTCCTCGATCGGAGTCACTTTGGTAAAGGTAAAGTCGCGATGGGTATCGCCTATCTTATGCTTGGGAGTCATAACGACTAGTTTAATTCATGACCAAAAAAGTTGCTAGGTAATTTACAGCTAAAAGTGAACTTTTAAAAACGAAGGGAGATTTTGCTGCTCATTCAAAATTGGGTAAGACCCTTGCTGTTAAGCATGGGGATCAAAAAATATCAATTGTTTTGCCTTTTCAAAGAAGGGATTTTCACCGATATTGTTCTTAAAATGAATGCACCATGCCCCTTTTGGGTCGAGGTTTTGAAGGACCTCTAGCTTTTCTTTAAGCTCTAATTGATTAAATTTCTTACTCTGAGATGTAGAGGCCCCTTCTTTAATCATTTGAGATTCCTTTATTTCAGAAATAATGGTATTTTGCCATTTGCCCATGCTCTTTGGCGTAATTTGGGCAAAAATCTCGTGCTTGTTTTTTTCAATATAAAACTCCACTTTACGGTTAGGACAGCTACCAGCTTCATAAATGTACTCATAAGTAGACACATGATTTGCATTGGTTGTTATAGACATTTTTTGCCTCTTTTTGATTAGTTCAAGCAAACTTTACGTCATTTTAACATGACGTATGAATTAACTGACAGTCCTGGGATTCGATTTTTGGCATGGTTCAAAATAGGGTAACATCTTTTGTAGAAAAAGTGTAAGTGAGGGCCCCGGTCAGGGCCCTTTTTGTTTACCAGGTCAAGCTAGCCGAAGATTGGTACTCGGTTACCCGCGTTTCGAAGAAGTTTTTCTCCTTGCCGAGATCGATCGTCTCGCTCATCCAGGGGAAGGGGTTCTTCGAGTTGTATTGGGTCTTGAGACCAATCCGCTCGAGGCGGCGATCGGCGATGTACTGGGCATACTCGCGGAACATCGGGGCTGTGAGACCGAGGATCCCTTTGGGAAGGCAGTCCTCAGCGTAGCGGATCTCAAGCTCGACGGCATGCCGGATCTTATCGGTGATGTAGGCTTGGAAGTCAGAAGACCAAAGCTCGGGGTTTTCCTCTTTAATCCCGTTGATCAGATCGATCCCAAAGTTAAGGTGGATCGTCTCATCGCGGAGGATGTATTGGAACTGCTCACCGATTCCGGTCATTTTGTTTTGCCGGTGGAGCGAGAGGATCATCGCAAAGCCGCTATAGAAGAAGATCCCTTCCATAATGATGTAGAAGCCGATCAGGTTCTCAAGGAACTTTTGGGCCCCTTCTTGGGTCTTTGTGTCAAAGTTGTTTGCTAATATATCTTGGGTGAGATTCATCTCGAAGGCATCTTTATCGTGGATGGCGGGGATCTCATTATACATGTTAAAGATCTCCCCTTCATCGAGGGCTAGTGACTCAACAATATAATGGAACGTATGAGTGTGGATCGCCTCTTCAAACGCTTGCCGGAGGAGATACTGACGACACTCGGGGTTGGTCACATATTTATAGATCGCGAGTGTGATGTTGTTGGCTACAAGACTCTCTGCGGTGCTAAAGAAGCCAAGGTTTCTCATAATGAGGAGACGCTCTGCTTCGGAAAGTTGGTTCGACTTCCAGATCTCGATATCTTTTGCCATCGGGACTTCGGTGGGCATCCAATGGTTAGCACACCCATTGAGGTAGTGCTCCCATGCCCAGTTATACTTTAAGGGCATGAGTTGGTTGACATCGACGGTGGTACAATTAATAAGCCTTTTTTCGGCGGCTTTGGCCCTTTTTTCTTGGTGCATATTATTCTCCTAATAAGCTTATTGACAACTTTCACATCCTTCTTCGAGATTGCAAACCGGTACAGAGGGTTCGCTTTCTCGGTCAATTTTCACCCTTGCGGAAGGGGACTCACTCTTCATCCAGCGGGGCTGGAGAGAGCGTTTGTTAATATCGAGGGTGGACTTTTCGATTTGGGTCGCCCCTAACGTGCGGCAGTAGTAGGTGGTTTTCACCCCTTTTTTCCATGCAAAGAGATACATGTTATGGAGCTTTTTCCCACTGGGCTCGGCTAAGTAGAGGTTGAGCGACTGCGCCTGGTCGATCCACTTTTGCCGGCGAGAACCACACTCGATGATCCACTCGGAATCGATCTCAAAGCAGGTGAGGTACTGCTTTTTCAAATCTTCGGGGATCCGCTCGATTTCAAGGACCGATCCATCAAAGTATTTGAGGTCGTCGATCATCTGGTTGTCCCAGACCTTGAGCTTTTTAAGCTCTGCGACAAGGTGGGGGTTACAGAAGGTGAACTCTCCAGAGAGGTTCGACTTGGCGTAAAGGTTTTTATAGTTGGGCTCGATCGAAGCGGTCACCCCTGCGATATTGGCAATCGTTGCCGTCGGGGCAATGGCCATCACATTACTGTGACGCATCCCATGCTTTTGGATCGACTCCCGCACCTTACTCCAGTCCATTGAAGTGGAGCGGTCCATTTCCACCGTTTCTCCCCGCTCTTTTTCGAGAAGATCGATGGTGTCGATCGGGAGAAGTCCTCTTTCCCACTTCGATCCCTTGTAGCTGGGGTAGGGGTTCCGCTCTTTGGCAAGCTCACTCGAGTAAAGGATCGCATAGTAAGAGATTATCTCCATACTCTTGTCAGCAAACTCAACCGCTTCGTGGCTGGCGTAGCTCACCCCTAAGATGTTGAGGGCATCTTGGAAGCCCATGAGCCCCAAGCCAATCGCTCGGTGAGCCATGTTGGCAGTTTTGGTCTCAGGGATCGGGTAGAAGTTGACATCGATCACATTGTCCAACATCCGGATGGCGGTATGGATCGTTTGGGCCAGCTTCTTTTCGTCGAGCCCTTTTTCGGTCACATGCTCGGCAAGGTTGACCGAACCGAGGTTACAGACCGCCGTTTCCTCTTTGGAAGTGTTGAGGAGAATCTCGGTGCAAAGGTTTGAGCTATGCACCACTCCCGTATGGTCTTGGGGGGAGCGGATGTTAGCGGGATCTTTGAAGGTGATCCAAGGGTGGCCTGTTTCAAAGAGCATGCTGAGCATTTTCCGCCACAGCTGCAACGCCTCGACCCGTTTCCAAAGGGTGATCTTCCCTTCGTCGGCCATCTTTTCATACTCGGTGTACCGCTTTTCAAACGCCTTTCCATATAGGTCATGAAGGTCAGGGGTTTCATTGGGGCTAAAGAGGGTCCACGTCCCATTTTCTTTCACCCGCTTCATGAAGAGATCGGGAATCCAGTTGGCGGTGTTCATATCGTGGGTCCGTCGCCGCTCATCTCCCGTGTTTTTACGGAGCTCGATGAAGTCTTCAATGTCGATGTGCCACGTTTCGAGATAGGCGCACATCGCCCCTTTCCGCTTTCCTCCCTGGTTGACAGCAACAGCGGTGTCGTTGGCCACTTTAAGGAAGGGGATAATCCCTTGGCTCTGCCCGTTGGTCCCTTTGATGCGGGCCCCGGTTCCACGGACGTTGGTCCAGTCATTGCCTAGGCCGCCTGCCCACTTGGAGAGTTGCGCATCATCGGCAACGGTTTTAAAGATGTGCTCAAGGTCATCCATCACCGTTGAAAGGTAGCAGGAGCTCAGCTGCGAGTGAGTGGTTCCCGAGTTGAAAAGGGTCGGGGTTGCCGAGAGATAGTCATGCTTGGAGAGGGTCTCATAAAACTGGAGGGCATACTTGGTTTTGTCTTCTTCATTAATGGACAGTCCCATCGCCACCCGCATCCAGAAGATCTGGGGAGTTTCAAGGCGGCGCCCCATATCATGGATAAAGTAGCGGTCATACAGGGTCTGCAGCCCCAAATATTGGAACTTGTCATCCCGCTCCAGTTTCATCGCTTTGCCAAGAGCGTCGAGGTCAAAATCGGCAAGCTTTGGGCTGACCCGCTCAATTTTAATGCCGTGGGCGATATATTCTTTAAAGTAAGCGTGGTGTTTTTTCTCCACGTCGTGATCGAGGGTGTCACAACCGATTGTTTCCCGGTAAAGGACATCTAAAAGGAGGCGGGCCGAAATCTTAGAATAGATCGGATCCTTTTCGATGTGGGCTTTGGTCGCCATAATCAACGCTTGGTCTATCTCTTCTTCCTTAATCCCTTCATAGAAATTGAGGATCGCCCCTTCTAAAAGGTCTTCAGGTTTTACGATCTTTTCAAAACCGCGGCAGGCGTGGTCGAGACGGTCGAGAAGCTCAGACTCAGAGATCGTTTTGCCCCCCTCCATCTCAAACTTTCTCTCTCCATCTTTAGCTTTCCGCCGTTTCTTTTTAGGACGAGCGGCCGTTGCAGCTGTCTGCTGCCCCTTTTCAGCTCGGTAGAGGATGTAGCTTTTGGCTGCTTGGAAGTAGCCAGCGCCCATCAAAGCTTCTTCAACCAGGTTCTGAATGTGGTGAACGTGAAGCTCTTCGGTTTTGGCTAGGTTAACCGCTTCCCCAACGACCTGCTGTGAAAGGGTGTTGACAATCGAGATGATCTCATCAGGGGTTGGCCCTTCAATCTCATGCAGGCGGCGGAAGATTTTTTCCATCGAGGCAGCCACCTTAATCGGATTGAAGCGGACCGGGTTTTCACTATCTTTTCGGATAATCTTTAGGTTTCTTGGGTCATCTCCCCGCATCTCTTTGTGGTGATCTCTATAAATAATGTAGTCGCGTGCCACATCGTGATGCCCATTTTTCATCAATGTGACCTCAACCAGATCCTGAATTCCCTCAACCGTTAAAGTGACATTTTTCGACGCGAGCTCAAAAAGTTTGTCCACCACCTCATTGGTAATGACCTCAGCAATTTGGATCAAATCTTTGGGAAGGGGCGCTTCCTTGCTTAGCTTTTTGGTGTCACGAAATGCCGCCTCAATGGCCTTAAAGATCCGCTCTTTTCGGAAAGGGACGATGGTTCCATTCCGCTTCACAACGGTGAACGTCTTTTCACCCGCTGCGATGTTCGCTTCTTTGAAAGAAGAGAGCATTTCTTTAGAATTATTGGGCGTTTTAGAATCTGATTTTACCATATTAAATACCTCGATTTTGGAACTAAATTCCTAATAATTTAGATTTTCAGTAAATTATG
It encodes:
- a CDS encoding ribonucleoside-diphosphate reductase subunit alpha; protein product: MLSSFKEANIAAGEKTFTVVKRNGTIVPFRKERIFKAIEAAFRDTKKLSKEAPLPKDLIQIAEVITNEVVDKLFELASKNVTLTVEGIQDLVEVTLMKNGHHDVARDYIIYRDHHKEMRGDDPRNLKIIRKDSENPVRFNPIKVAASMEKIFRRLHEIEGPTPDEIISIVNTLSQQVVGEAVNLAKTEELHVHHIQNLVEEALMGAGYFQAAKSYILYRAEKGQQTAATAARPKKKRRKAKDGERKFEMEGGKTISESELLDRLDHACRGFEKIVKPEDLLEGAILNFYEGIKEEEIDQALIMATKAHIEKDPIYSKISARLLLDVLYRETIGCDTLDHDVEKKHHAYFKEYIAHGIKIERVSPKLADFDLDALGKAMKLERDDKFQYLGLQTLYDRYFIHDMGRRLETPQIFWMRVAMGLSINEEDKTKYALQFYETLSKHDYLSATPTLFNSGTTHSQLSSCYLSTVMDDLEHIFKTVADDAQLSKWAGGLGNDWTNVRGTGARIKGTNGQSQGIIPFLKVANDTAVAVNQGGKRKGAMCAYLETWHIDIEDFIELRKNTGDERRRTHDMNTANWIPDLFMKRVKENGTWTLFSPNETPDLHDLYGKAFEKRYTEYEKMADEGKITLWKRVEALQLWRKMLSMLFETGHPWITFKDPANIRSPQDHTGVVHSSNLCTEILLNTSKEETAVCNLGSVNLAEHVTEKGLDEKKLAQTIHTAIRMLDNVIDVNFYPIPETKTANMAHRAIGLGLMGFQDALNILGVSYASHEAVEFADKSMEIISYYAILYSSELAKERNPYPSYKGSKWERGLLPIDTIDLLEKERGETVEMDRSTSMDWSKVRESIQKHGMRHSNVMAIAPTATIANIAGVTASIEPNYKNLYAKSNLSGEFTFCNPHLVAELKKLKVWDNQMIDDLKYFDGSVLEIERIPEDLKKQYLTCFEIDSEWIIECGSRRQKWIDQAQSLNLYLAEPSGKKLHNMYLFAWKKGVKTTYYCRTLGATQIEKSTLDINKRSLQPRWMKSESPSARVKIDRESEPSVPVCNLEEGCESCQ